In Acidimicrobiales bacterium, a single genomic region encodes these proteins:
- a CDS encoding thioesterase family protein, producing MAAHDRRGGRVTVYRHKVRYFEADQQGVVFNMWYLGYFDEAMTTFLEEGGLGYQQMLDAGFDVQLVHSEIDWGSSLRWGDEAEVCVGLAERGTTSFSLSFDVCAGGEKVAAGRTVYVVVATDGSGKRPIPEILGKALGAL from the coding sequence ATGGCCGCTCATGATCGGCGTGGGGGCCGTGTGACCGTGTACCGGCACAAGGTCCGATACTTCGAGGCGGACCAGCAGGGTGTCGTGTTCAACATGTGGTACCTCGGATATTTCGACGAGGCCATGACGACGTTCCTGGAGGAAGGCGGCCTGGGGTACCAGCAGATGCTCGACGCAGGCTTCGATGTGCAGCTCGTGCACAGCGAGATCGACTGGGGGTCCTCCCTGCGTTGGGGCGACGAGGCGGAAGTGTGCGTGGGGCTGGCCGAGCGTGGGACGACCTCTTTTTCCCTCAGCTTCGACGTCTGCGCCGGCGGCGAGAAGGTGGCCGCAGGCCGCACCGTGTACGTGGTCGTCGCCACCGACGGGTCGGGCAAGCGGCCCATCCCCGAGATCCTCGGCAAGGCTCTCGGGGCCCTGTGA
- a CDS encoding acyl-CoA dehydrogenase family protein codes for MRTMQAADTTSSHTAGDPVAEVKQWLSENWDPDLTVRDWWARLGESGWAAPSLPDNAYGKGLSRAEAVRVQEAIVEFGALPAPGGLGLLLAGPTIATHGDADQIERYVKPIVTGAQGWCQLFSEPGAGSDLAGLQTKAERDGEEWIITGQKVWTSGGQVADMGMLLARTNPEVPKHQGITYFAFDMRQPGVEVRPLREMTGRALFNEVFITEARVGNDAIIGGLNNGWAVANTTLAFERAGLGAGGGSAGASTAVPGTIAGDLDKRAGDLVTGRTRGGSGGPGGVAGTSRLLQAVAKETGLNGDPQVRQDLAKLYTLTEIGRYLTLRQKALRTTGGDIPGIGNIAKLSMSIILRLSRDLGLRLLGPRGMLHAYDSAGEKSLEGLPAGGLGGAVTEMSLFAQAPQIYGGTDEIQHNIIGERVLGLPKEPNNDKVTPFKDLPRN; via the coding sequence ATGAGGACGATGCAGGCCGCTGACACCACCAGTTCGCACACCGCAGGTGACCCGGTAGCGGAAGTCAAGCAATGGCTCTCCGAGAACTGGGACCCCGACCTGACGGTGCGCGACTGGTGGGCACGCCTGGGCGAGTCAGGCTGGGCCGCGCCCTCCCTGCCGGACAACGCCTACGGCAAGGGGCTCTCGCGCGCCGAGGCCGTCCGCGTCCAAGAGGCGATCGTCGAGTTCGGAGCCCTGCCCGCCCCCGGCGGCCTCGGCCTGCTCCTCGCCGGGCCGACCATCGCCACCCACGGCGACGCGGACCAGATCGAACGCTATGTCAAGCCGATAGTGACCGGCGCCCAGGGGTGGTGCCAGCTCTTCAGCGAGCCCGGCGCCGGCTCGGACCTCGCCGGCCTTCAGACCAAGGCCGAGCGCGATGGCGAGGAGTGGATCATCACCGGCCAGAAGGTCTGGACCTCCGGCGGCCAGGTGGCCGACATGGGCATGCTCCTCGCCCGCACCAACCCCGAGGTGCCCAAGCACCAGGGCATCACCTACTTCGCGTTCGACATGCGCCAGCCCGGCGTCGAGGTACGGCCGCTCCGGGAGATGACCGGCCGGGCCCTGTTCAACGAGGTCTTCATCACCGAGGCCCGGGTCGGCAACGACGCGATCATCGGCGGGCTCAACAACGGCTGGGCCGTCGCCAACACCACCCTCGCCTTCGAACGGGCCGGGCTCGGCGCCGGCGGGGGTTCCGCGGGTGCGAGCACCGCGGTTCCCGGGACCATTGCCGGGGACCTGGACAAGCGAGCAGGCGACCTCGTAACGGGGCGAACCCGGGGCGGCTCGGGTGGCCCAGGCGGCGTCGCCGGCACCTCCAGACTCCTCCAGGCGGTCGCCAAGGAGACGGGTCTCAACGGTGACCCGCAGGTGCGCCAGGACCTGGCGAAGCTGTACACGCTGACGGAGATCGGTCGTTATCTGACCTTGAGGCAGAAGGCGCTGCGTACCACCGGTGGCGACATCCCCGGGATCGGCAACATCGCCAAGCTGTCCATGAGCATCATCCTCCGCCTGTCGCGCGACCTCGGCCTCCGGCTTCTCGGGCCCCGCGGCATGCTCCACGCCTACGACAGCGCCGGCGAGAAGTCCCTCGAAGGCCTACCGGCCGGCGGGCTCGGGGGGGCCGTGACCGAGATGTCGCTGTTCGCCCAGGCGCCGCAGATCTACGGCGGCACCGACGAGATCCAGCACAACATCATCGGCGAGCGGGTCCTCGGCCTGCCCAAGGAGCCCAACAACGACAAGGTGACCCCTTTCAAGGATCTCCCGCGTAACTAG
- a CDS encoding ATP-binding protein encodes MPAGPGRRGGERHQYDDARSEALLTDRDGLSAIEVAILGEQEALARLELLATTSRILDATLEDFEEAVAQVADACVPDFADLCAVEVIGPNGEVTCSGYRVARTSGLNAPVSWGPVGRLCAPDRRPVLAWGDVDEPPNAKLVRERLEAQSLVVAPITGGGITLGWFVVATGRFRRGFRPSALRIGAELATRLGTAIQRVMLHKDMQASARDQSRTVRRLRRLATAATNLAGAGTARGVLQVACVEACVIQEADGAIARWWMGDGSIMEAEAGDVDRATAEIAFDAVSNHRSARGEGWVSYPLPSSDPWQRAALVVFVGDDFSSDEELVLSSLASLIPVAFERALGTESTVLHEARLRAVVESSPVALVGLREDGTVTSANPAAQRLFGWGPDPRDWNLEQALQPVMIGLTDSVRERAGPVTRTVSVGQHELSLSAAPMPATSSADDESVLVAGIDLSEIRRAERALVQAQRLEAMGQVAGRVAHDFNNLLTLIIGYSDVLRRTVTSEQQSSLLDNITGASKRAAALTQQMLGMTRRQLDSGVVIDLASEIANLEAVLPRVAGPNVSLTVDRPADTVKVRLDPSEMEQIVMNLVINACDAMENAGNIYISLDSDLPGDEERWQHELPDGQLAILTIADDGPGMSEDVQARCLEPFFTTKERGHGTGLGLSTVYGLVKDRGGQLRVWSTPGQGTSIRIWLPMAQDAALSSGTEEDETWPPGRRVSGRVLLVEDEDELRTIAEAALGSIGLEVVGVSSAEEAMIKLARSGTFDALVTDIRLPGLSGIDLATQARVSQPDLPVLYMTGYSETQIPDHRDRVVRKPYKPDTLRLRVAELLEEQALQGSKR; translated from the coding sequence GTGCCAGCCGGGCCGGGGCGCCGCGGCGGCGAAAGGCACCAGTATGACGATGCACGCAGCGAGGCCCTGTTGACCGATCGCGATGGCCTGAGTGCTATCGAAGTCGCCATCCTCGGCGAGCAGGAGGCGCTCGCGCGCCTGGAGCTGCTCGCCACCACGAGCCGCATCCTCGACGCGACGCTGGAGGACTTCGAGGAGGCCGTCGCCCAGGTCGCCGACGCGTGCGTGCCGGACTTCGCCGACCTCTGCGCGGTCGAGGTCATCGGGCCCAACGGCGAGGTCACATGCTCCGGATACCGCGTCGCCAGGACGAGCGGACTGAACGCCCCCGTCTCCTGGGGCCCCGTGGGCCGGCTGTGTGCGCCGGACCGGCGCCCCGTCCTCGCCTGGGGCGACGTCGACGAGCCCCCCAACGCCAAGCTGGTACGTGAGCGTCTCGAGGCGCAGTCCCTGGTCGTCGCCCCGATCACCGGTGGCGGGATCACCCTCGGATGGTTCGTGGTCGCCACCGGCCGGTTCCGCAGGGGGTTCCGGCCCTCGGCTCTGCGGATAGGTGCAGAGCTTGCGACCCGCCTCGGCACAGCCATCCAGCGGGTGATGCTGCACAAGGACATGCAGGCGTCGGCACGGGACCAGAGCAGGACGGTCCGGCGTCTCCGCCGCCTCGCTACCGCGGCCACCAACCTCGCGGGCGCCGGCACCGCCCGGGGCGTGCTGCAAGTCGCCTGCGTCGAGGCGTGCGTCATCCAAGAAGCGGATGGCGCGATCGCCCGCTGGTGGATGGGCGACGGGTCGATCATGGAGGCCGAGGCCGGCGACGTCGACCGGGCGACGGCGGAGATCGCCTTCGACGCGGTGTCGAACCACCGTTCCGCCAGGGGCGAGGGATGGGTGTCGTATCCGCTGCCGAGCAGTGACCCGTGGCAGCGAGCGGCACTTGTGGTGTTCGTCGGTGACGACTTTTCCTCGGACGAGGAGCTGGTGCTGTCGTCGCTGGCGTCGTTGATACCCGTAGCGTTCGAGCGGGCGCTGGGGACCGAGTCGACGGTGCTGCACGAGGCCCGCCTCCGGGCGGTCGTCGAATCGTCGCCGGTGGCGCTGGTGGGCCTGCGCGAGGACGGGACCGTCACCTCGGCGAACCCGGCGGCTCAGCGGCTCTTCGGGTGGGGTCCGGACCCCAGGGACTGGAACCTGGAGCAGGCCTTGCAGCCGGTCATGATCGGGCTGACGGATTCGGTGCGCGAGCGAGCCGGTCCGGTCACCCGGACGGTGTCGGTCGGCCAGCACGAGCTGTCGCTCTCGGCGGCCCCAATGCCGGCCACCTCGTCGGCGGACGACGAGTCCGTGCTCGTGGCCGGGATCGACCTCAGCGAGATCCGGCGGGCCGAGCGCGCCCTGGTCCAGGCGCAGCGCCTCGAAGCCATGGGCCAGGTAGCCGGCCGCGTCGCGCACGACTTCAACAACCTGCTCACCCTGATCATCGGCTACTCGGACGTGCTGCGCCGGACGGTCACGTCCGAGCAGCAGTCGAGCCTGCTCGACAACATCACAGGCGCGTCGAAACGGGCCGCGGCCCTGACCCAGCAGATGCTCGGGATGACCCGCCGGCAGCTCGACTCCGGCGTAGTGATCGACCTCGCCAGCGAGATCGCCAACCTCGAAGCGGTCCTCCCCCGGGTCGCCGGTCCCAACGTCTCGCTGACCGTGGACCGCCCGGCGGACACGGTCAAGGTCCGTCTCGATCCGAGCGAGATGGAACAGATAGTCATGAACCTCGTCATCAACGCCTGTGACGCGATGGAGAATGCCGGCAACATATACATTTCCTTGGATTCGGACCTGCCGGGTGACGAGGAACGGTGGCAGCACGAGCTCCCGGACGGGCAGCTGGCCATCCTGACCATCGCCGACGACGGGCCGGGGATGAGCGAGGACGTGCAGGCGCGTTGCCTGGAGCCGTTTTTCACGACCAAGGAGCGCGGGCACGGCACCGGCCTCGGGCTCTCGACCGTCTACGGCCTGGTCAAGGACCGGGGTGGGCAGCTGCGGGTCTGGTCGACACCTGGGCAGGGCACATCGATCCGGATCTGGCTGCCGATGGCCCAGGACGCGGCGCTGTCGAGCGGCACCGAGGAAGACGAAACGTGGCCGCCAGGCCGCAGGGTGTCCGGGAGGGTGCTCCTGGTCGAGGACGAGGACGAGCTGCGGACGATCGCCGAAGCGGCCCTGGGGAGCATCGGGCTAGAGGTGGTCGGGGTGTCGAGTGCCGAGGAGGCGATGATCAAGCTTGCCCGCTCCGGCACGTTCGACGCCCTCGTCACTGACATCCGCCTGCCCGGTCTGTCGGGCATCGACCTGGCGACCCAGGCGCGGGTTTCCCAGCCCGACCTGCCCGTTCTCTATATGACCGGCTACTCGGAGACGCAGATCCCCGACCACCGCGACCGGGTGGTCAGGAAGCCGTACAAGCCGGACACGCTCCGGCTACGGGTTGCGGAGCTCCTCGAGGAACAGGCGCTTCAGGGTTCGAAGCGGTAA
- a CDS encoding response regulator transcription factor — MAATGNNRILVVDDDQELSSLLKLVLEGEGYSVSVASDAEGAISKVDSESPDLVVLDITLGRDDGRIVLAKIREKGELPVIFISGKGDTADRVLGLRLGADDYIAKPFSPVELVARIESVLRRAVPRVDPVPAGGSEVADGLVLNELTREVVVEGRGVELTAKEFDLLAFLIRSPRQVFSRGQLLEHVWSSRSEWQDEATVTEHVRRVRHKVEKDPEKPRWITTVRGVGYRFEP, encoded by the coding sequence ATGGCTGCGACAGGCAACAACCGGATACTCGTCGTCGACGACGACCAGGAACTCAGCTCGCTGCTCAAGCTGGTACTTGAAGGCGAGGGCTACTCGGTGTCGGTGGCTTCCGACGCTGAAGGGGCCATCTCCAAGGTGGACAGCGAGTCACCAGACCTGGTGGTACTGGACATCACCCTGGGGCGTGACGACGGGCGGATAGTGCTCGCCAAGATCCGGGAGAAGGGCGAGCTTCCGGTGATCTTCATCAGCGGGAAGGGGGACACCGCGGACCGGGTCTTGGGGCTGCGCCTGGGGGCGGACGACTACATCGCCAAGCCGTTCTCGCCCGTGGAGCTCGTCGCCCGCATCGAGTCGGTCCTGCGCCGGGCCGTGCCCCGGGTCGACCCGGTCCCGGCGGGGGGATCCGAGGTCGCCGATGGGCTGGTGCTCAACGAGCTCACCCGGGAGGTCGTCGTGGAGGGGCGTGGCGTCGAGCTCACGGCCAAGGAGTTCGACCTTCTCGCCTTCCTGATCCGCTCACCCCGCCAGGTGTTCAGCCGGGGGCAGCTGCTGGAGCACGTGTGGTCCTCCCGCTCCGAATGGCAGGACGAGGCGACGGTCACCGAGCACGTGCGCCGTGTCCGTCACAAGGTGGAAAAAGACCCCGAGAAGCCGCGGTGGATCACCACCGTGAGGGGCGTCGGTTACCGCTTCGAACCCTGA